The Ciconia boyciana chromosome 2, ASM3463844v1, whole genome shotgun sequence genome has a segment encoding these proteins:
- the MACC1 gene encoding metastasis-associated in colon cancer protein 1 isoform X1 encodes MDDRTPSASYNVSESKLDLDIDWSDVLKHAHAVSKTNPFWNQLSASNPFVHDIAASNRNENNKYLSILKEKPYLLSKVSSNSDSLASSGDELDIDCLLRKTSARKSGRSKSISDFLDIVDNRRFNPHKTTPQNTIASDMTWLQNDREAYKMAWLSHRQLTRSCLDLEAMSHSPGWAQTQATDIHIVCKLNHEGGSVQLPDSDINIHVPAGHVLPGEFQEVGLKAILNPPSSFNNELSSTVSPLIELTLSNLNTREAIFLEVKVAAKVKNDPLSQVMSDIVCFYSLNKEGPFKKLENCYTYQDTIQVKITDLSHVIYAVIAVQANKIQPPATNVWDYVHRMVSVGIYGPKYIHPTFTAVFTVFGHNYIPGKLTICDLKKGGKNMPPIVFQLWGKHTFLLEKPQDLNISLVSCDPDFEVKMEDQSKNIKEEELKTGEMVRQQFLFSMLGCREMHFFVFLVQIKVLKSSQVTQFHVTTPDPAPKLSGIINRPKRLKNRKEIKSAPLLLIPTVKYPKFHDKTLSVNTYGVALKTVLRQNKIDYLLEYFKGDTIALLGEDKVKAIGQTKIKEWYVGVLRRKIGLVHCKNIKVISKEQAMDTADSELTTRNLVEQIALPFKKLTYIYSVVLSTVSESVYDWRALAEVLGYSHMSLDDFNETHADKESERVAHVVKRMKEDCHANKKKRLFLYELIVALLKIDCQGLVARLTQDTIILTSAVKLGKYWRELAEKLARLTKQQIEAYEVPHQGKNGTVALEMMWKPAYDFLYTWGAHYGDSYRDVLQDLQSALDKMKNPVTKHWRELTGTLILVNCMEVLRASAFSKMEEEE; translated from the exons ATGGATGACCGGACACCTTCAGCCAGCTACA atgtCAGTGAAAGTAAATTGGATTTGGATATTGACTGGTCTGATGTATTAAAACATGCCCATGCTGTTTCCAAGACTAATCCTTTCTGGAATCAACTGTCAGCCTCCAACCCTTTCGTACATGACATAGCTGCttcaaatagaaatgaaaataataaatacctttcgatcttaaaagaaaaaccctatTTGTTGTCTAAAGTTTCTAGCAATAGTGATTCTTTGGCTTCCTCAGGTGATGAGCTAGATATCGATTGTCTTCTAAGAAAAACTTCAGCAAGAAAATCTGGACGATCCAAGAGCATCTCTGACTTCCTGGATATTGTTGATAACCGAAGATTTAATCCTCACAAGACCACACCTCAAAACACTATAGCTTCAGACATGACATGGCTTCAAAATGACCGTGAAGCCTACAAGATGGCTTGGTTGAGTCACCGACAACTCACCCGATCTTGCCTAGATTTAGAAGCCATGAGCCATAGTCCTGGATGGGCACAAACACAAGCTACAGACATTCATATAGTTTGTAAACTGAATCATGAAGGGGGTTCAGTACAGCTACCTGACTCAGATATCAACATTCATGTCCCTGCGGGTCATGTATTACCCGGGGAATTCCAAGAAGTTGGTTTAAAGGCTATCCTTAACCCTCCATCGTCATTTAACAATGAGCTGTCTAGCACCGTAAGTCCTCTGATAGAACTTACCCTGAGCAACCTCAACACAAGGGAAGCCATTTTCCTCGAGGTGAAAGTTGCAGCTAAAGTGAAGAATGATCCACTCAGCCAAGTTATGAGTGATATTGTGTGTTTTTATAGTCTCAATAAAGAAGGGCCTTTTAAGAAGCTAGAGAATTGCTACACTTATCAGGATACCATACAAGTGAAGATAACAGACCTAAGTCACGTGATATATGCAGTGATTGCTgtacaagcaaacaaaatccagCCTCCAGCAACTAATGTCTGGGACTATGTTCATAGAATGGTCTCAGTTGGAATTTATGGTCCCAAATATATTCATCCAACTTTTACAGCAGTTTTTACAGTTTTTGGTCATAACTACATTCCAGGAAAACTCACAATTTGTGAtctaaaaaaaggggggaaaaatatgCCTCCCATTGTGTTTCAGCTGTGGGGAAAACATACATTTCTGCTTGAAAAGCCACAAGATCTAAACATTTCTTTGGTATCCTGTGATCCAGATTTTGAAGTGAAGATGGAAgaccaaagcaaaaatattaaagaggAAGAGCTGAAAACTGGTGAAATGGTCCGCCAACAATTCCTGTTTTCCATGCTTGGATGTAGGGAgatgcatttctttgttttccttgttcagATTAAAGTCTTAAAAAGTAGCCAAGTAACGCAGTTCCATGTTACGACTCCTGATCCAGCTCCAAAATTAAGCGGAATTATCAATAGGCCAAAGCGCTTAAAAAACCGCAAAGAAATCAAATCTGCGCCTTTGCTTTTAATACCAACAGTTAAATATCCAAAGTTTCACGATAAAACTTTGAGTGTTAATACTTACGGAGTGGCTTTGAAAACTGTGTTACGTCAAAATAAGATTGACTATTTGctagaatattttaaaggggACACAATAGCACTTCTTGGTGAAGATAAAGTAAAAGCCATTGgacaaactaaaataaaagagTGGTATGTAGGAGTTCTCAGAAGAAAGATTGGTCTGGTACATTGCAAAAACATAAAAGTGATTTCCAAAGAACAAGCTATGGACACTGCTGATAGTGAGCTAACAACCAGGAATCTCGTTGAACAGATTGCATTGCCATTCAAAAAACTGACTTACATCTACTCAGTAGTTCTGTCTACAGTATCAGAGAGTGTTTATGACTGGAGAGCTTTGGCTGAGGTGCTAGGATATTCACACATGTCTTTGGATGACTTTAATGAGACACATGCTGATAAAGAATCAGAGAGAGTTGCGCATGTTGTGAAGAGAATGAAGGAAGACTGCCatgctaacaaaaaaaaaagactatttcttTATGAGCTCATTGTT GCACTTTTGAAAATAGATTGCCAGGGATTAGTGGCACGTCTTACCCAGGACACCATCATTTTGACTTCAGCTGTCAAGCTTGGCAAATACTGGCGGGAGCTTGCGGAGAAGCTAGCCCGACTGACAAAGCAGCAAATCGAGGCTTACGAAGTACCCCACCAAGGGAAAAATGGCACAGTAGCTCTGGAG ATGATGTGGAAACCTGCATATGACTTTCTCTACACTTGGGGTGCCCATTATGGAGACAGTTACAGGGATGTCTTACAAGACCTGCAATCAGCCTTGGATAAAATGAAAAACCCAGTAACAAAACATTGGCGAGAGTTAACTGGAACGTTGATTCTTGTGAATTGCATGGAGGTGTTACGGGCAAGTGCTTTCTCCaaaatggaggaagaagaatAG
- the MACC1 gene encoding metastasis-associated in colon cancer protein 1 isoform X2 — protein sequence MDDRTPSASYNVSESKLDLDIDWSDVLKHAHAVSKTNPFWNQLSASNPFVHDIAASNRNENNKYLSILKEKPYLLSKVSSNSDSLASSGDELDIDCLLRKTSARKSGRSKSISDFLDIVDNRRFNPHKTTPQNTIASDMTWLQNDREAYKMAWLSHRQLTRSCLDLEAMSHSPGWAQTQATDIHIVCKLNHEGGSVQLPDSDINIHVPAGHVLPGEFQEVGLKAILNPPSSFNNELSSTVSPLIELTLSNLNTREAIFLEVKVAAKVKNDPLSQVMSDIVCFYSLNKEGPFKKLENCYTYQDTIQVKITDLSHVIYAVIAVQANKIQPPATNVWDYVHRMVSVGIYGPKYIHPTFTAVFTVFGHNYIPGKLTICDLKKGGKNMPPIVFQLWGKHTFLLEKPQDLNISLVSCDPDFEVKMEDQSKNIKEEELKTGEMVRQQFLFSMLGCREMHFFVFLVQIKVLKSSQVTQFHVTTPDPAPKLSGIINRPKRLKNRKEIKSAPLLLIPTVKYPKFHDKTLSVNTYGVALKTVLRQNKIDYLLEYFKGDTIALLGEDKVKAIGQTKIKEWYVGVLRRKIGLVHCKNIKVISKEQAMDTADSELTTRNLVEQIALPFKKLTYIYSVVLSTVSESVYDWRALAEVLGYSHMSLDDFNETHADKESERVAHVVKRMKEDCHANKKKRLFLYELIVALLKIDCQGLVARLTQDTIILTSAVKLGKYWRELAEKLARLTKQQIEAYEVPHQGKNGTVALE from the exons ATGGATGACCGGACACCTTCAGCCAGCTACA atgtCAGTGAAAGTAAATTGGATTTGGATATTGACTGGTCTGATGTATTAAAACATGCCCATGCTGTTTCCAAGACTAATCCTTTCTGGAATCAACTGTCAGCCTCCAACCCTTTCGTACATGACATAGCTGCttcaaatagaaatgaaaataataaatacctttcgatcttaaaagaaaaaccctatTTGTTGTCTAAAGTTTCTAGCAATAGTGATTCTTTGGCTTCCTCAGGTGATGAGCTAGATATCGATTGTCTTCTAAGAAAAACTTCAGCAAGAAAATCTGGACGATCCAAGAGCATCTCTGACTTCCTGGATATTGTTGATAACCGAAGATTTAATCCTCACAAGACCACACCTCAAAACACTATAGCTTCAGACATGACATGGCTTCAAAATGACCGTGAAGCCTACAAGATGGCTTGGTTGAGTCACCGACAACTCACCCGATCTTGCCTAGATTTAGAAGCCATGAGCCATAGTCCTGGATGGGCACAAACACAAGCTACAGACATTCATATAGTTTGTAAACTGAATCATGAAGGGGGTTCAGTACAGCTACCTGACTCAGATATCAACATTCATGTCCCTGCGGGTCATGTATTACCCGGGGAATTCCAAGAAGTTGGTTTAAAGGCTATCCTTAACCCTCCATCGTCATTTAACAATGAGCTGTCTAGCACCGTAAGTCCTCTGATAGAACTTACCCTGAGCAACCTCAACACAAGGGAAGCCATTTTCCTCGAGGTGAAAGTTGCAGCTAAAGTGAAGAATGATCCACTCAGCCAAGTTATGAGTGATATTGTGTGTTTTTATAGTCTCAATAAAGAAGGGCCTTTTAAGAAGCTAGAGAATTGCTACACTTATCAGGATACCATACAAGTGAAGATAACAGACCTAAGTCACGTGATATATGCAGTGATTGCTgtacaagcaaacaaaatccagCCTCCAGCAACTAATGTCTGGGACTATGTTCATAGAATGGTCTCAGTTGGAATTTATGGTCCCAAATATATTCATCCAACTTTTACAGCAGTTTTTACAGTTTTTGGTCATAACTACATTCCAGGAAAACTCACAATTTGTGAtctaaaaaaaggggggaaaaatatgCCTCCCATTGTGTTTCAGCTGTGGGGAAAACATACATTTCTGCTTGAAAAGCCACAAGATCTAAACATTTCTTTGGTATCCTGTGATCCAGATTTTGAAGTGAAGATGGAAgaccaaagcaaaaatattaaagaggAAGAGCTGAAAACTGGTGAAATGGTCCGCCAACAATTCCTGTTTTCCATGCTTGGATGTAGGGAgatgcatttctttgttttccttgttcagATTAAAGTCTTAAAAAGTAGCCAAGTAACGCAGTTCCATGTTACGACTCCTGATCCAGCTCCAAAATTAAGCGGAATTATCAATAGGCCAAAGCGCTTAAAAAACCGCAAAGAAATCAAATCTGCGCCTTTGCTTTTAATACCAACAGTTAAATATCCAAAGTTTCACGATAAAACTTTGAGTGTTAATACTTACGGAGTGGCTTTGAAAACTGTGTTACGTCAAAATAAGATTGACTATTTGctagaatattttaaaggggACACAATAGCACTTCTTGGTGAAGATAAAGTAAAAGCCATTGgacaaactaaaataaaagagTGGTATGTAGGAGTTCTCAGAAGAAAGATTGGTCTGGTACATTGCAAAAACATAAAAGTGATTTCCAAAGAACAAGCTATGGACACTGCTGATAGTGAGCTAACAACCAGGAATCTCGTTGAACAGATTGCATTGCCATTCAAAAAACTGACTTACATCTACTCAGTAGTTCTGTCTACAGTATCAGAGAGTGTTTATGACTGGAGAGCTTTGGCTGAGGTGCTAGGATATTCACACATGTCTTTGGATGACTTTAATGAGACACATGCTGATAAAGAATCAGAGAGAGTTGCGCATGTTGTGAAGAGAATGAAGGAAGACTGCCatgctaacaaaaaaaaaagactatttcttTATGAGCTCATTGTT GCACTTTTGAAAATAGATTGCCAGGGATTAGTGGCACGTCTTACCCAGGACACCATCATTTTGACTTCAGCTGTCAAGCTTGGCAAATACTGGCGGGAGCTTGCGGAGAAGCTAGCCCGACTGACAAAGCAGCAAATCGAGGCTTACGAAGTACCCCACCAAGGGAAAAATGGCACAGTAGCTCTGGAG TGA